In a single window of the Nitrospirota bacterium genome:
- a CDS encoding HD domain-containing protein: MRKNFHEVRDPIHVFVRLDNDEREVLDSPHFQRLRHIHQLALTYLVYPGATHKRFEHSLEVMELASRVYDIVSHPDNVTDKIKDELPEVNNDEKRRYWRRIIPMAALCHDIGHLPFSHAAEKDLLPKGWDHEQLTKEIILSDTMKEIWSKMTPPLRPEYIVKLAIGPKKAQDLDFSTWETILSEIIVGDAFGVDRMDYLLRDSHHIGVAYGKFDHYRLIDTLRILPSAPSGKNEENSEPALGVEFGGFQSAEALILARYFMYSQVYFHPVRRIYDIHLKDFLKKWLPDNFFSTDLNEHLKITDNEVTAGIYKASINSNDELYNKARLLAFRKHFKLLYQATPTDKDINLEAGQAIYESAKDKFGDDFVKHDYSHQKSGAPEFPVKMPDEQIVSSLAIPSTLSNMPVVSIDYVFADREILPKAMKWLKVKKDEIIQMKIEEKKDG; the protein is encoded by the coding sequence ATGCGAAAGAATTTTCATGAAGTACGTGATCCAATACACGTTTTTGTTAGGCTTGACAATGATGAACGAGAGGTTTTAGACTCACCTCATTTTCAACGGCTGCGACATATACACCAGTTAGCGTTGACATACCTTGTTTATCCTGGTGCGACTCATAAACGCTTTGAGCATTCACTTGAAGTAATGGAATTGGCAAGCCGGGTTTACGACATTGTATCTCATCCAGATAATGTAACAGACAAAATAAAAGATGAACTACCTGAAGTCAATAATGATGAGAAACGGCGTTATTGGCGTAGGATAATCCCAATGGCCGCACTTTGCCATGACATTGGGCATTTGCCTTTCTCTCATGCTGCAGAGAAAGATTTGCTTCCGAAGGGTTGGGACCACGAGCAATTAACAAAAGAAATCATTCTTAGTGACACTATGAAAGAAATCTGGAGTAAAATGACTCCACCTCTAAGGCCGGAATATATTGTTAAACTGGCTATTGGTCCCAAGAAGGCACAGGATTTAGATTTTTCTACATGGGAAACGATTTTGTCCGAGATTATAGTTGGTGATGCCTTTGGCGTTGATCGGATGGATTATCTTCTAAGAGACTCTCATCATATAGGTGTAGCTTATGGAAAGTTTGATCATTATCGCCTTATTGACACATTAAGAATTTTACCTTCTGCACCTTCCGGTAAAAATGAAGAAAACAGTGAGCCTGCTTTAGGAGTGGAATTTGGTGGGTTTCAATCTGCAGAGGCGTTAATTCTCGCAAGGTACTTTATGTACTCTCAGGTCTATTTTCATCCAGTGCGTAGAATTTATGACATACACCTAAAAGATTTTCTTAAAAAGTGGCTTCCAGACAACTTTTTTTCAACCGATTTGAACGAACATCTTAAAATTACGGATAACGAAGTTACAGCCGGTATTTATAAAGCATCTATAAACTCAAATGATGAGCTGTATAATAAGGCAAGACTATTAGCATTTCGTAAGCATTTTAAATTATTATATCAAGCAACACCAACAGATAAGGATATTAACCTTGAAGCTGGGCAAGCCATTTATGAATCGGCAAAGGATAAGTTTGGAGATGATTTTGTCAAACATGACTATTCTCATCAAAAAAGTGGTGCTCCTGAATTCCCTGTAAAAATGCCGGACGAACAGATTGTATCTTCCCTTGCAATCCCATCTACCTTGAGCAATATGCCGGTTGTTTCAATAGATTATGTTTTTGCTGACAGGGAAATTTTACCTAAAGCCATGAAATGGCTTAAGGTAAAAAAAGATGAAATCATACAAATGAAAATAGAGGAGAAAAAAGATGGATAG
- a CDS encoding YggS family pyridoxal phosphate-dependent enzyme, producing MIDTQELVRRISDIHKAICNSSAKADRNPDEVALIAVSKYYPAELVCIAMEAGVRDFGESYVKEGLEKIQTLTAHESFPCVRWHLLGHLQKNKVKKAVGLFDYIHSVDSVELVEIIDKEAKKLGMIQKVLIQPKLSDEDTKTGIEIDLLPELTTCIANMKNVQLVGFMAIPPNLDNPEASRPYFQRLRTIRDEAIARGHTDAVHLSMGMSDDFRVAIEEGATMVRVGSALFGQRN from the coding sequence ATGATTGACACACAGGAGCTTGTCCGCCGTATTTCTGACATCCATAAGGCAATCTGTAACTCCTCTGCTAAAGCAGACAGAAACCCCGATGAAGTGGCATTAATAGCTGTGTCTAAGTATTATCCTGCAGAGTTAGTTTGTATTGCAATGGAGGCCGGTGTCAGAGATTTTGGAGAGAGTTACGTTAAAGAGGGGCTTGAGAAAATCCAGACACTAACAGCGCATGAATCGTTTCCATGTGTGAGATGGCATCTGCTTGGGCATCTGCAAAAAAACAAGGTGAAAAAAGCTGTCGGACTTTTTGACTATATTCACTCGGTTGACTCTGTGGAGTTGGTTGAGATTATAGATAAAGAAGCCAAAAAACTTGGGATGATACAGAAAGTGCTGATTCAGCCAAAACTCTCCGATGAGGATACAAAAACTGGTATAGAGATTGATCTTCTGCCTGAGTTAACAACCTGCATTGCAAACATGAAAAATGTGCAGCTTGTGGGTTTTATGGCAATCCCTCCAAATTTAGATAATCCTGAGGCCAGCCGACCGTATTTCCAAAGGTTACGCACAATCAGGGATGAAGCAATAGCACGTGGCCATACAGATGCGGTACATTTGTCTATGGGGATGTCTGATGATTTCAGAGTGGCGATAGAAGAGGGTGCTACAATGGTCAGAGTGGGGAGCGCCCTGTTTGGACAGAGGAATTAG
- a CDS encoding sensor histidine kinase — protein sequence MSQILEYAESKRNTYRQYDFTQEQADALKTFYDLAQEFNEIEELYFLCVAVPKVFLKLDAMLYLYDSRSLELSLVAKTENPENGLYKPPPDDISPADSTYRAGNNLIITIKGKRILSEQLPNTHKNNILGTLVVYPNTNLSEADEFFLEKYANRIGFNIHNRLLLNKNIEHLRFIRNLVADIEHNIIVPNMIFKLFLRRMKGKITKNMEIEKFLNKYTHDAECDEVCIEHLLAELTEVNLGLIEEFQNIDKHYHNTSLFLETLFRKSHFDKGHLTLRTKPCNMHKDIILHQIDRFIDRFKEMNITVEDCCSNEADEIITVVDLGLIAQVFANLFSNALKYTDYAVDEHGKKYKLMRYCREILPGYFGANKNGVKYSVFTTGQNIRSEERDKIFEEGFRGSNIGSRPGTGHGLTFIKNAVEIHGGVFGYDPMPKGNSFYFVLPL from the coding sequence ATGAGCCAGATACTGGAGTATGCTGAAAGTAAGCGTAATACTTACAGACAATACGATTTTACGCAAGAGCAGGCCGATGCACTTAAGACTTTTTATGACCTTGCTCAGGAGTTTAATGAAATAGAGGAGCTCTATTTTCTGTGCGTGGCAGTGCCAAAAGTGTTTCTGAAACTCGATGCCATGCTCTACCTCTACGATTCACGTTCACTTGAGCTTTCTTTAGTGGCAAAAACGGAAAATCCTGAAAATGGCCTTTATAAGCCGCCCCCTGATGACATCAGCCCCGCAGACAGCACATACCGCGCAGGCAACAATCTCATAATAACAATAAAGGGGAAAAGGATCCTAAGCGAACAGTTGCCAAATACGCATAAAAATAACATTCTTGGCACTCTCGTAGTTTATCCCAACACTAATCTTTCAGAGGCGGATGAGTTTTTTTTAGAAAAGTATGCAAACAGAATCGGTTTTAACATCCATAACCGGTTGCTGCTTAATAAAAACATAGAGCACCTGAGGTTTATCCGCAATCTTGTAGCCGATATTGAACATAACATCATTGTGCCCAATATGATATTTAAACTGTTTTTGCGCCGGATGAAAGGTAAAATCACAAAAAACATGGAGATTGAAAAGTTTCTCAATAAATACACGCATGATGCTGAGTGTGACGAGGTGTGTATAGAGCACCTTTTGGCAGAACTCACGGAGGTAAACCTGGGTCTTATAGAGGAGTTTCAAAACATAGATAAACACTACCATAACACATCCCTGTTTCTTGAAACCCTGTTCAGAAAGAGCCACTTTGACAAAGGACACTTAACTCTCAGAACAAAGCCGTGCAACATGCACAAGGATATAATCCTGCATCAGATAGACCGTTTTATTGACCGATTCAAAGAGATGAATATAACCGTAGAGGACTGTTGCAGCAATGAGGCAGATGAGATAATAACGGTAGTTGACCTTGGCCTTATAGCGCAGGTTTTTGCCAATCTCTTTTCTAATGCCTTAAAATATACCGATTATGCCGTAGATGAGCACGGTAAAAAATATAAGCTAATGCGCTACTGCAGAGAGATACTACCCGGCTATTTCGGAGCTAATAAAAACGGAGTAAAGTACAGCGTATTCACTACTGGCCAAAACATCAGGTCAGAGGAAAGGGACAAGATATTTGAGGAGGGCTTTAGGGGGTCAAACATTGGGTCACGTCCGGGAACCGGGCATGGACTTACGTTTATTAAAAACGCAGTGGAAATTCACGGCGGTGTCTTTGGTTATGACCCTATGCCTAAGGGAAACAGTTTTTATTTTGTTCTTCCTTTATGA
- a CDS encoding TM2 domain-containing protein: MSDDKTLTNESPKSRLIALLLCFFLGWAGGHRFYCNKLGTGLIMLFTMGGFGLWYFVDIVMISLGSFKDKDNLPISRW; the protein is encoded by the coding sequence GTGTCTGATGACAAAACTTTAACTAACGAATCTCCAAAGAGCCGTTTAATAGCATTGTTACTGTGCTTTTTCCTGGGTTGGGCTGGTGGACACAGGTTTTACTGCAACAAGCTCGGCACCGGATTGATAATGCTCTTTACTATGGGAGGATTCGGGTTGTGGTACTTTGTTGACATAGTGATGATTTCTCTGGGCTCGTTTAAAGACAAGGACAATCTTCCTATATCAAGGTGGTAG
- a CDS encoding M20/M25/M40 family metallo-hydrolase yields MKTTGQMLRDSINTDRLINNFLELISIDSMSFQEQVIGEVLAGKLIGLGFSVSIQSYGDSFNLVGYKKGNATGAMPLMLSSHMDTVESTGGIRVIRENGVIKTDGKTVLGADDKSGIVEILEALRVIEDMGLSVGDIEVLFTSAEERGLHGAKNFDYTLLQSKHALVLDSSGSVGRVVVSAPTHDAYTMRISGRSAHAGIEPEKGINAITAAAKIISELPDGRIDPVTTANIGTIWGGSATNVVPREVVIEGEMRSHTLETIERLKESMFEMATKLARKHQVKIHIEDKRHYVGFKIADDDPFVRLIDVALHKSGTLPEHLVYGGGSDANVFNERGIKSLVLSTGMQQPHTTEEHIYVNDLTSGALAILETIVAFRDFRVG; encoded by the coding sequence TTGAAAACAACAGGGCAGATGCTTCGTGATAGTATAAATACAGACAGGCTTATTAATAATTTCCTTGAGCTTATCAGTATAGACTCGATGTCGTTTCAGGAACAGGTAATCGGAGAGGTTTTAGCTGGCAAGTTAATTGGACTGGGGTTTAGTGTGAGTATCCAGTCTTATGGGGATTCATTTAACCTTGTAGGATATAAGAAGGGCAACGCCACAGGGGCAATGCCGCTTATGTTAAGCAGCCACATGGACACGGTAGAGTCAACGGGGGGAATAAGGGTAATCAGGGAAAACGGAGTGATTAAGACAGACGGGAAAACCGTGTTGGGAGCAGATGACAAAAGCGGGATAGTGGAGATACTTGAGGCTTTGCGTGTAATAGAGGACATGGGGCTTTCTGTTGGAGACATAGAGGTGCTGTTTACATCGGCAGAGGAAAGGGGACTGCATGGGGCAAAGAATTTTGATTATACTTTGTTACAAAGCAAACATGCGTTAGTGTTAGACAGCAGCGGGAGTGTTGGCAGGGTAGTAGTTTCAGCGCCCACTCATGATGCTTACACTATGAGGATAAGCGGACGCTCTGCCCATGCAGGCATTGAGCCTGAAAAAGGGATAAATGCAATAACAGCTGCGGCAAAAATAATCTCAGAGCTTCCCGATGGCAGAATCGATCCAGTTACAACAGCAAACATAGGCACAATTTGGGGTGGTTCAGCCACAAACGTGGTGCCGCGCGAGGTGGTCATAGAGGGAGAGATGAGAAGCCACACCCTTGAGACCATAGAGCGGCTGAAAGAAAGTATGTTTGAGATGGCAACTAAATTAGCAAGGAAACATCAGGTAAAAATCCACATAGAAGATAAGCGGCATTATGTAGGATTTAAAATAGCTGATGATGATCCATTTGTAAGACTCATTGACGTGGCGTTACACAAAAGCGGTACCCTTCCTGAACACCTTGTCTATGGCGGCGGCTCGGATGCTAACGTGTTTAACGAACGTGGGATTAAGTCACTTGTGCTCTCAACCGGAATGCAGCAGCCTCACACCACTGAGGAACACATATACGTCAATGACTTAACCTCCGGAGCCCTTGCCATCCTTGAGACGATTGTTGCGTTTAGGGATTTTAGGGTGGGATAG
- a CDS encoding response regulator, whose protein sequence is MNLGIFRRFRENFAAKVYAVVTIFIISVSVVFVTIIVRGQYKQLMEKSITEGTLLAKLLAYNCRLGVFSESETILADAVDAIKRQQDVVYVSIFNNDAKLLSRYEKHKLHKDNSDNHDELNKIIEQLQRDRTPFFTKGKNVICFWAPVLSDYAGDDYMQAGDANKSKLFGFVEICLTTKTLKAQVTGLFFKSIIMSVFFLITALWITFVVLRKIIQPVIDLTRCMREFGEIGSIKGGLPVNAQDEIGQLSIAFTKMIADLHERESEKRKMEEHLINSQKMEAIGTLAGGIAHNFNNVLTVFASKLAVAKNHLPKTHGAYAKLIQAEETIDKAKYLSNQLFTFARGGSPIKESSSLGALIKETVPLIMAGSQLNYELDIAEDLCLVMIDKDQIRQVINNLLSNSKEAVKDNGSITVRAHNAKLTDHSSVSSNGKFIKIDFIDTGTGIEKENISKVFAPFFTTKYNGRGLGLTIAHSIVRKHGGDVILTSEPGKGTHCEVYIPAECELDAAVVTEERKPVKFCDFSVSEPAKGVQTSVYPAAAQNGKKRVLLLEDNDEIRIWVGLIMRESGYRVSMARDGVEALYLYNEGKLHGQPFDVVIVDLVIEGGMGGKEAMEELLKTDPDVKAIVASGYSDDPVMAEYKRYGFKARVSKPYGMDQLLDAIEFAAGSGNGGG, encoded by the coding sequence ATGAATTTGGGAATATTTAGAAGATTCAGAGAGAATTTCGCTGCTAAAGTCTATGCCGTTGTCACTATCTTTATCATATCAGTATCTGTTGTTTTTGTCACCATAATAGTGCGCGGACAGTACAAACAACTAATGGAAAAGAGCATAACGGAGGGAACTCTGCTTGCTAAATTACTGGCATATAACTGCCGTCTCGGGGTGTTTTCAGAAAGTGAAACTATCCTGGCAGACGCTGTAGATGCGATAAAAAGGCAGCAAGATGTGGTTTATGTGTCAATTTTTAATAATGACGCTAAACTTCTTTCAAGGTATGAAAAACATAAATTACATAAAGACAATTCAGATAACCATGATGAATTAAATAAAATAATAGAACAGCTACAAAGAGATAGAACCCCCTTTTTCACAAAGGGTAAAAACGTAATATGTTTTTGGGCGCCAGTACTGTCCGATTATGCAGGGGATGATTACATGCAGGCAGGGGATGCCAATAAATCAAAACTGTTTGGTTTTGTCGAAATCTGTCTGACTACGAAAACTCTTAAAGCGCAGGTTACCGGACTTTTTTTTAAAAGCATAATTATGAGTGTCTTTTTTCTCATAACCGCCCTGTGGATTACATTTGTTGTACTTAGAAAAATTATACAACCAGTCATAGACTTAACCCGCTGCATGAGGGAATTTGGTGAAATTGGCAGTATAAAAGGTGGGCTTCCCGTAAATGCGCAAGATGAAATCGGCCAATTATCAATTGCTTTTACTAAAATGATTGCAGATCTTCATGAAAGGGAAAGTGAAAAGCGTAAAATGGAGGAGCATCTTATAAACTCACAAAAAATGGAGGCTATAGGCACACTTGCCGGAGGTATTGCGCACAATTTTAACAACGTGCTGACCGTGTTTGCATCAAAGCTTGCAGTGGCTAAAAACCACCTTCCTAAAACTCATGGTGCCTATGCAAAACTGATACAGGCTGAGGAAACAATAGACAAGGCAAAATATTTGTCTAACCAACTTTTTACTTTTGCCCGCGGCGGGTCCCCAATTAAGGAGTCATCCTCACTGGGCGCTCTTATAAAAGAAACAGTGCCGCTTATTATGGCAGGCTCTCAGTTAAACTATGAACTGGATATAGCAGAGGATCTGTGTTTAGTGATGATTGACAAGGACCAGATAAGGCAGGTAATCAATAATCTGCTTTCCAATTCCAAAGAAGCAGTAAAAGACAACGGCTCTATTACAGTCAGAGCACACAATGCTAAACTGACAGACCATAGCTCAGTGTCTTCAAACGGTAAGTTTATTAAGATTGATTTTATAGACACCGGCACAGGGATAGAAAAAGAGAATATAAGCAAAGTATTTGCCCCGTTTTTTACTACAAAATACAATGGGCGCGGCCTTGGATTAACAATTGCACATTCTATCGTAAGAAAGCATGGCGGAGATGTTATACTTACATCAGAGCCTGGCAAGGGGACTCACTGTGAGGTCTATATCCCTGCTGAGTGTGAGCTGGATGCTGCAGTGGTAACAGAAGAGAGAAAACCGGTAAAGTTCTGTGATTTCTCTGTAAGTGAACCAGCCAAAGGTGTGCAAACGTCCGTTTACCCGGCTGCGGCGCAAAATGGTAAAAAACGGGTGCTCCTGCTTGAAGACAATGATGAGATAAGAATATGGGTTGGGTTAATAATGCGTGAAAGCGGCTACAGAGTGTCTATGGCAAGGGACGGAGTGGAGGCCCTGTATCTGTATAATGAGGGTAAATTACATGGGCAACCGTTTGACGTAGTGATAGTGGATTTGGTGATAGAGGGTGGTATGGGAGGCAAGGAGGCCATGGAGGAACTTCTAAAAACTGACCCTGATGTTAAGGCGATAGTGGCAAGTGGTTATTCCGATGACCCAGTGATGGCTGAGTATAAAAGGTATGGCTTTAAAGCGCGTGTATCAAAACCCTACGGAATGGATCAACTGTTGGATGCTATAGAGTTTGCGGCAGGCTCAGGCAATGGCGGTGGCTAA
- a CDS encoding glycosyltransferase family 2 protein: MILGKKIAVVMPAYNAEKTLQQTYDEIPHEYVDEIIVVDDASKDSTPEVAKKLGLKVIVHEKNRGYGGNQKTCYKNALVGGADVIVMLHPDYQYSPKLVTALAAMVISGHYDVALGSRILGGDALKGGMPSYKYVSNRFLTFFENLFLGIKLSEYHTGFRAFSRTVLETIPFENNSDDFIFDNQMIVQALHYGFKIGEISCPTKYFEEASSINFSRSVTYGLGVMGTSLQYFFQQKKIMNYKIFEKNNR; this comes from the coding sequence ATGATTTTAGGGAAAAAAATAGCTGTTGTCATGCCGGCTTATAATGCCGAAAAGACTCTGCAACAAACTTATGATGAGATACCTCATGAGTATGTTGATGAGATAATTGTTGTTGATGACGCCTCAAAAGACAGCACTCCGGAGGTGGCTAAAAAGCTTGGCCTTAAGGTTATAGTTCACGAAAAGAACCGCGGTTATGGCGGTAATCAAAAGACGTGTTACAAAAATGCACTTGTTGGCGGCGCTGATGTAATTGTGATGCTGCACCCGGACTATCAGTATTCGCCAAAACTTGTCACAGCTCTTGCCGCTATGGTTATCTCCGGCCATTATGATGTTGCGCTTGGCTCAAGAATTCTTGGCGGAGATGCACTTAAGGGCGGAATGCCCTCCTACAAGTATGTATCCAACAGGTTTCTGACATTTTTTGAAAACCTTTTTCTCGGCATTAAACTATCAGAATACCACACAGGTTTCAGGGCTTTCAGTAGAACTGTGCTTGAGACCATTCCGTTTGAAAATAATTCGGACGATTTTATTTTTGATAATCAGATGATAGTCCAGGCACTTCACTATGGGTTTAAAATCGGAGAGATAAGCTGTCCTACCAAGTATTTTGAAGAGGCGTCCTCTATTAATTTCTCCCGAAGCGTAACATACGGTCTTGGGGTTATGGGAACATCGCTGCAGTATTTTTTTCAACAGAAAAAAATCATGAATTACAAAATATTTGAAAAGAATAACCGTTGA
- a CDS encoding sigma-54-dependent Fis family transcriptional regulator — MAVAKAAMSTEQILIIDDDATLVESIGDVVSSVGYGVLSAPNGNDGIELFKRGGVSAVLLDLVMDGMGGMETLQELKKIDTDVPVIIVTGYADIQSAVEATKLGAYDFVVKPPDFDKLIITLGRAIQQLQLKQETRALKYAVDTSLESQLGKSHAMSKLISDIQQVAASNFSIILQGETGTGKSYIARIIHNLSVRADKPFVKVDIGSLAESVMESELFGHEKGAFTGADRRTRGFFEAANGGTIFIDEIQNMSPNIQAKLLSVVEDKLIYPVGGRTHVDIDVRIITATNRNVNHLLETKNLRSDLYFRLGEFIMTVPPLRSRREDIGFFVNKFIAEASDELDKPIRDVSDEAMALLENNPWVGNIRELKNVIRRAVLFSDDGTIRYEHIKMLLDVKAGVAVDNKTFMSLKETLKTEETKVIRKALELSDGNRTKAAAILKISYRGLLAKMKEYDID; from the coding sequence ATGGCGGTGGCTAAGGCAGCTATGAGCACAGAGCAGATACTCATAATAGACGATGATGCAACGCTTGTGGAAAGTATCGGGGATGTGGTGAGCTCAGTCGGCTACGGGGTATTGAGTGCGCCAAACGGTAATGACGGGATAGAGTTATTTAAGCGGGGCGGTGTGTCTGCGGTTCTTTTGGACTTAGTGATGGATGGCATGGGAGGAATGGAGACACTGCAGGAATTAAAAAAGATTGACACTGACGTCCCGGTAATAATAGTGACCGGCTATGCAGACATTCAATCCGCTGTAGAGGCAACGAAACTGGGGGCGTATGATTTCGTGGTGAAGCCGCCCGATTTTGACAAGTTGATAATAACGTTAGGACGCGCAATACAGCAGTTGCAGTTAAAGCAGGAGACGAGGGCATTAAAATATGCAGTGGATACGTCTTTAGAGAGCCAGTTAGGCAAAAGCCATGCTATGAGTAAACTTATATCCGATATTCAACAGGTAGCGGCAAGCAACTTTTCAATAATTCTGCAAGGTGAGACAGGCACCGGGAAATCGTACATCGCCAGAATAATCCACAACCTGAGCGTAAGGGCAGATAAGCCGTTTGTGAAAGTTGACATAGGGAGCTTAGCGGAAAGCGTAATGGAAAGTGAGCTATTTGGCCATGAGAAGGGCGCATTTACGGGAGCTGACAGAAGAACGAGGGGATTTTTCGAGGCTGCCAATGGCGGCACTATATTTATAGATGAGATACAGAACATGTCGCCAAACATTCAGGCAAAGCTCTTATCTGTGGTTGAGGACAAGCTGATTTATCCGGTAGGAGGCAGAACACATGTTGACATTGATGTAAGAATAATAACCGCAACTAACAGAAACGTAAATCATCTGCTGGAGACAAAAAATCTGCGGAGCGATTTGTATTTCCGCCTTGGGGAGTTTATAATGACAGTGCCTCCGCTAAGGAGCAGGCGTGAGGACATAGGGTTTTTTGTCAACAAGTTTATAGCCGAGGCATCGGATGAGTTGGATAAACCAATCAGAGATGTAAGTGATGAGGCGATGGCTCTTTTGGAGAACAATCCGTGGGTAGGTAACATTCGGGAATTGAAAAATGTAATACGTCGGGCAGTGCTTTTTAGTGATGACGGCACGATACGTTACGAGCACATAAAGATGCTGCTGGATGTCAAAGCAGGCGTGGCAGTGGATAATAAGACGTTTATGTCGTTAAAGGAAACGTTGAAAACCGAGGAGACAAAGGTTATCAGAAAAGCGCTGGAACTATCAGATGGTAACAGAACCAAAGCAGCAGCCATACTTAAGATTTCCTACCGCGGCCTCCTCGCTAAAATGAAAGAGTATGATATTGACTGA